The following proteins are co-located in the Cryptococcus neoformans var. grubii H99 chromosome 1, complete sequence genome:
- a CDS encoding 1-phosphatidylinositol-4-phosphate 5-kinase, with protein MSTPSLPDTHSSLPHPHPAPDPASPHLTAHWTHHDQDSGEVDVLRIKSSSPRINPFHLLSHPDSSSSLPPLPSSLQTIAADLGSSDTRQPPVHITKVSANEVELKSHSPEPSNYRNILGKVSGVFKRNSHSSDAGFAPSPVIMQGPPPSPPLSEGGLDESVVLSENTDETPVHYSAAAPVAESGLTIATDFTSEPSEMTPTVLAPPVPFSARRVSSSSTSSRAGSLTLVRSGRLAPQRDGESISKGKDLPSLPHESDPNLERRGSAGSLLAPTPQLYRRSTVGSSNFPSAPRSPLTNAHTAFASPSSTPPPSGPPSAKGDLLDSAILAQEEYIRRERIERLERRQKKASTTSDSDPEPKIEEKPKEKPREKEKEEARVLVGNLIGEDHVNYVLMYNMLTGIRIGVSRCQAKIKRPISDDDYTARHKFSFDIVGNELTPSAKYDFKFKDYAPWVFRELRDEHFHLDPADYLLSLTAKYILSELGSPGKSGSFFYFSRDYRFIIKTIAHSEHKFLRSILKDYHQHVKENPHTLLSRFYGLHRVKLPRGPKIHFVIMNNLFPPHRDIHETYDLKGSSFGREYPEEKAAQNPRATLKDKNWVNRGRMLEFGPEKRALLTEQLRRDMEFLKRIKVMDYSLLVGIHNMERGNRDNLRKNQLSVFHPEVTTTKRKPSTKQGPSEASNVRKVVRRSDPKSLDVTSQLPSEDSADRRHFIFYQDEGGFRATDEANQPLDTIYYLGVIDICTPYSSLKKVEHFWKSMTEDRHTISCVDPVFYGQRFYNFLRSVMRGGDKSLRPIGLEQIEPSEKPEVGQDMDNREMPVGGASDTQDSTVQDGPQPSIIGHLKTD; from the exons ATGTCtaccccttccctcccGGACACGCACAGTTCTCtcccccacccccaccCGGCCCCGGACCCTGCCTCTCCCCACCTCACAGCTCACTGGACCCACCACGACCAGGACAGCGGCGAGGTCGACGTCCTCAGAATAA aatcttcctccccccGCATAAaccccttccatctcctctcccacccagactcctcttcgtcccttcctcccctcccctccAGCCTACAAACTATTGCCGCCGACCTTGGCAGTTCAGATACTCGTCAGCCGCCCGTGCATATCACCAAGGTCTCCGCCAACGAAGTCGAGCTCAAGTCTCATTCGCCTGAGCCTTCAAATTACAGGAATATCCTAGGCAAGGTCAGCGGAGTTTTCAAAAGGAATTCACACAGTTCAGACGCAGGTTTCGCTCCTTCACCTGTGATCATGCAAGGCCCTCCGCCCAGCCCGCCTTTGAGTGAAGGAGGGCTGGATGAATCTGTTGTCTTATCCGAAAATACAGACGAGACCCCCGTTCACTATTCAGCAGCCGCTCCTGTCGCAGAAAGCGGACTCACTATTGCCACTGACTTCACATCAGAACCGTCAGAAATGACCCCGACTGTACTTGCTCCACCAGTACCATTTTCTGCCCGACGGGTATCCAGCAGTTCCACGTCCAGCCGAGCCGGCTCCTTGACGCTGGTCAGAAGTGGTCGACTTGCTCCACAGCGTGACGGTGAATCAATTAGTAAAGGCAAAGATCTTCCTTCATTGCCCCACGAATCCGATCCCAATCTCGAGCGACGCGGTAGCGCCGGTAGTCTTCTCGCCCCCACTCCACAACTGTACCGCCGGAGTACTGTCGGTTCCTCAAATTTTCCCTCAGCACCTCGTTCACCCTTAACCAATGCCCACACTGCTTTCgcatcaccatcttccacaCCGCCCCCCTCTGGCCCTCCAAGTGCCAAGGGTGACCTTTTAGACTCTGCAATTTTAGCTCAGGAGGAATATATtcgaagagaaagaataGAGAGATTGGAACGCAGGCAGAAAAAAGCGAGCACAACGAGTGATTCAGATCCTGAACCAAAAATTGAGGAAAAACCGAAAGAAAAGCccagagaaaaggagaaggaagaagccagGGTTCTGGTTGGGAATTTGATTGGCGAGGATCATGTCAACTACGTGTTGATGTACAACATGCTCACCGGTATTCGAATAGGA GTATCACGTTGTCAAGCCAAAATAAAGCGTCCAATCTCGGACGACGATTACACTGCCCGACATAAATTTTCTTTCGATAT TGTCGGTAATGAACTTACACCATCCGCAAAATACGACTTCAAGTTCAAAGATTATGCCCCATGGGTATTTCGGGAACTTCGAGACGAACATTTTCATCTTGACCCGGCGGACTATCTACTCTCATTGACCGCAAAATACATCTTATCCGAATTAGGCTCTCCTGGAAAGTCTGGATCGTTTTTCTACTTTTCTCGAGACTACCGTTTCATCATCAAAACAATAGCACACTCCGAACACAAATTTCTTCGATCCATACTCAAGGACTATCATCAACATGTTAAAGAAAATCCACATACCCTCCTTTCGAGGTTCTACGGCCTTCACCGTGTCAAACTTCCCCGTGGTCCTAAAATCCACTTTGTGATCATGAACAACCTTTTCCCACCTCACCGAGACATTCACGAAACCTATGACCTCAAGGGATCCTCCTTTGGTAGGGAATATCcagaggaaaaggcggCACAAAATCCTCGGGCGACGCTGAAAGATAAAAACTGGGTTAACCGAGGGCGGATGTTGGAATTTGGACCCGAGAAGCGGGCTTTGTTGACAGAGCAGTTGAGAAGAGATATGGAGTTCTTGAAAAGGATCAAAGTTATGGATTATTCGCTCCTTGTTGGGATACATAACATGGAGAGAGGCAATCGTGATAACCTTCGCAAGAACCAGTTGTCCGTTTTTCAT CCCGAGGTTACTACTACCAAGCGCAAGCCCTCAACCAAGCAAGGTCCTTCTGAAGCATCCAATGTGCGAAAAGTTGTTAGACGATCCGACCCGAAGAGCCTCGACGTCACGTCTCAGCTTCCGTCTGAAGATTCAGCAGATCGTAGACATTTCATCTTTTATCAAGACGAGGGCGGATTCCGCGCCACCGACGAGGCAAATCAGCCTTTGGACACAATCTATTACCTTGGTGTGATTGATATCTGCACTCCATATAGCTCATTAAAGAAGGTTGAGCATTTTTGGAAAAGCATGACTGAAGATAGA CATACAATCTCTTGTGTCGATCCCGTTTTCTACGGTCAGCGATTCTACAATTTCCTCAGATCGGTAATGAGGGGTGGAGATAAGTCTCTGCGTCCTATTGGGCTGGAACAAATCGAGCCCAGCGAGAAACCCGAGGTGGGGCAGGATATGGACAATAGGGAGATGCCTGTAGGAGGGGCAAGCGATACCCAGGATTCCACTGTACAGGACGGGCCTCAGCCTAGCATTATTGGACACTTAAAGACAGATTAG
- a CDS encoding mitochondrial protein produces the protein MAVPRIAHLSHKSVLELSGPDAQKFLKGLSCKDVEYLAGGYSGFLNASGRVLHTAFVFPRSKNSYLITHESPEDHPTPLASHFPPFKLRSKVRIKDVTNQWDAWSAWGSDLQGGPSPIRTWKMGSGGASESHWDWEGGVRDLGLRDNEVGCWDLRAGWPHMGRQLLVPKGEKPSLATSHDLGNIDDYELHRMLLGVPEGPAEILPGQALPLESCMDIHGGVDFRKGCYLGQELTVRTYHTGATRKRILPVRLIPLDQSSSISHLLSSSPRQFLDEVNMPLDITYHPPSSSATRKPRSAGKILSLHNAVGLALVRLEMAERCWWSGDILRSSVSQWLDSGAGKLTTKVNGKEWGVYVGQGEAYAAALEHMPSSS, from the exons ATGGCCGTCCCGCGCATAGCACACCTCTCCCACAAGTCCGTCCTCGAGCTGTCGGGGCCCGACGCTCAAAAGTTCCTCAAGGGACTCAGCTGCAAAGACGTCGAGTACCTCGCAGGCGGCTACAGCGGCTTCCTCAACGCTTCCGGCAGAGTACTTCACACCGCATTCGTGTTTCCCCGCTCAAAAAACTCGTATCTCATCACCCATGAGTCTCCAGAAGACCACCCAACTCCACTTGCGTCCCATTTCCCTCCCTTCAAGCTCAGGTCTAAAGTCAGAATAAAAGATGTGACAAATCAATGGGATGCTTGGTCAGCATGGGGGTCAGACTTGCAAGGCGGGCCAAGTCCGATAAGGActtggaagatgggaagTGGAGGCGCCTCTGAAAGCCattgggattgggaggGCGGCGTCCGCGATCTCGGACTGCGAGATAATGAGGTCGGTTGCTGGGATCTCCGGGCGGGGTGGCCTCATATGGGCAGGCAGTTGTTGGTCCcaaagggagagaagc CGTCGCTAGCGACATCGCACGATCTCGGAAACATAGATGACTACGAGTTGCATCGAATGCTGCTGGGCGTACCCGAGGGTCCCGCCGAGATATTGCCAGGCCAAGCCTTACCTTTAGAAAGCTGTATGGATATTCACGGCGGAG TTGATTTCCGCAAAGGGTGTTATTTGGGCCAAGAACTGACTGTCCGAACATATCATACGGGCGCAACACGTAAACGTATCTTACCAGTTCGACTAATTCCTCTGGACCAATCCAGTTCCATTTCCCacctcctttcttcttctccccgGCAATTTTTAGATGAAGTCAACATGCCTCTTGATATAACATACCATccgccctcttcttccgccactCGCAAACCTCGTTCTGCTGGCAAAATACTGTCATTACACAACGCTGTGGGCTTAGCTCTGGTGCGGCTCGAAATGGCAGAACGATGTTGGTGGTCGGGTGATATTTTACGATCGTCTGTTAGTCAATGGTTAGATAGCGGCGCTGGCAAATTGACGACGAAGGTGAACGGCAAGGAATGGGGAGTGTACGtgggacaaggagaagcaTACGCAGCTGCGCTAGAACACatgccatcatcatcataa
- a CDS encoding WD-repeat protein JIP5: MPDIKLKNQPFDVAFHPKESVVFSSLLTGQVCAWSYDDATGETSSSWSVRPSKRTARALSIEEDGDGIWMGGKSGSLFQLSTRDGSMTRERDNAHECPINRVYCVNRNIVASGDDDGVIKLWDPRQADSIRTYSQHFDYISDFTYFDDKRQLVATSGDGHLSVIDIRSNKSTPLTVSEDQEDELLSIVPIKGGQKAIVGSGLGILSVWNRQLGWADSVDRIPGHPASIDAIVALTPDVIATGSEDGMIRVIQVLPHKFLGVVATHEEFPVERIRLDRNNKWLGSVSHDECLKLTDVEDLFEDSDEDDEMEEDEPDSDEEKSKKKKKDNGMKDMSRGQAENDGSFFADL, encoded by the exons ATGCCGGACATAAAGCTCAAAAACCAG CCCTTTGACGTTGCTTTCCATCCCAAGGAATCCGTCGTTTTCTCCTCACTTCTTACGGGACAAGTTTGCGCATGGAGCTACGATGACGCTACGGGAGAAACGTCATCATCGTGGAGTGTAAGGCCATCCAAAAGAACTGCTAGGGCGTTATCgatagaagaagacggagacGGAATTTGGATGGGCGGTAAAAGTGGAAGTCTTTT CCAGCTTTCAACTCGCGATGGATCCATgacaagagaaagggataATGCTCATGA GTGCCCTATCAATCGAGTTTACTGTGTCAATCGTAACATCGTTGCATCtggcgacgacgatggcGTGATTAAA CTATGGGATCCCAGACAAGCAGACTCTATCCGAACGTATTCTCAGCACTTTGATTACATTTCCGACTTTACATATTTTGACGACAAACGGCAGCTAGTTGCTACGTC GGGTGATGGTCATTTATCAGTCATTGATATCCGCTCAAACAAGTCTACGCCTTTGACAGTCTCTGAAGATCAAGAGGACGAACTCTTGTCGATCGTCCCTATAAAAGGCGGTCAGAAAGCGATTGTAGGGTCTGGATTGGGCATTCTGTCCGTTTGGAACCGTCAGCTGGGCTGGGCCGACT CTGTCGATCGAATACCTGGACACCCCGCTTCGATTGATGCTATAGTGGCTCTTACGCCTGATGTCATCGCCACAGGGTCCGAGGACGGTATGATCCGAGTCATACAAGTGCTACCTCATAAATTTT TGGGTGTGGTCGCTACTCATGAGGAGTTTCCAGTCGAGCGTATCCGACTAGACCGCAATAATAAGTGGCTTGGCAGTGTCAGTCACGATGAATGTTTGAAACTCACGGACGTGGAAGATCTATTCGAAGACAGtgacgaggacgatgagatggaagaagatgaaccaGATTcggacgaggagaagagcaaaaagaagaagaaagataaTGGGATGAAGGATATGAGTAGAGGCCAAGCGGAGAATGACGGTAGTTTCTTTGCAGACttatga
- a CDS encoding myotubularin — translation MDALRVARVDNVTIQYFLPPTAPDQKPTPLTQIGQLHLTPHHLIFSHTPSTAYEPEIWIPYPLITRLTRLPQTINGLYPLQVETKTFESYVLLFTKDRDDGAEEVWQSVKDCSVKSSVEQLYAFFYVPPSPGTGWTVFNHRTEFARQGLGTRTKAWRFTDINKDYSFSPTYPSKLVVPSRISDSTLMYAGKYRSKARIPALTYLHWANNASITRSSQPMVGIKNSRSSQDERLVECIFSSHMFLDNAYSSAPIFGATSTNLIIDARPTTNAMANVAMGAGTENMENYKLGKKAYLGIDNIHVMRNSLKTVAEAIREANLRPSVPLNRALLRKSNWLRHISTILDGALIIVRNIHLNASHVLIHCSDGWDRTGQLSAVAQICLDPYYRTFDGFKVLVEKDWLAFGHKFLDRSGHLSSEKYFMVTENDDDMEEEGVSAQRAAQAFFATVQKQFTSTSHLKEISPVFHQFLDCVRQIQRQFPERFEFNEQYLLDIYRHLYTCQFGTFLFNNERERQESASPSRKSFVEQTCSVWDYLDSPSEREKYINSLYDTTLDSNQSRDAGADQGVLFYNPKDVRFWFRLFGRGDEEMNGSSLTLNQPQGVDIIGPIGGDQVEDMAAGEILRGASPVSAPSPHATASQSRSWNWSQLSGNALNAVHSAAREIKSISQDALSQIRAEANELDRESWEQDGKGKNSEPASLTESTLLPETNPWSAEARSSPTIPPPRPNTQVSRTTQNPWAAMPDTITSLSNLTLDGKAPGSPANDAGTKERAGEKQQKAWDPLGAL, via the exons ATGGACGCATTACGAGTAGCAAGAGTAGATAACGTAACGATCCAATACTTTCTTCCCCCAACAGCTCCCGATCAAAAGCCAACTCCCCTCACTCAGATCGGCCAGCTACATCTCACCCCGCATCATCTCATATTCTCTCATACACCCTCTACAGCTTACGAACCAGAAATATGGATACCTTACCCTTTGATAACCCGTCTCACTCGTCTACCCCAGACAATCAACGGTCTCTATCCCCTTCAAGTAGAAACAAAAACCTTTGAAAGCTacgtccttctcttcaccAAGGACAGGGACGATGGTGCAGAGGAAGTTTGGCAGAGTGTCAAAGATTGCTCTGTCAAAT CATCTGTCGAACAGCTGTACGCATTCTTCTATGTCCCCCCATCACCCGGTACAGGCTGGACCGTCTTCAACCATCGAACCGAGTTTGCCCGACAGGGTTTAGGCACTCGAACCAAAGCCTGGCGATTCACAGACATAAACAAGGACTACTCTTTTTCTCCGACATATCCAAGCAAGCTCGTTGTACCGAGTCGTATCAGTGATTCTACGCTCATGTACGCGGGTAAGTACAGGAGCAAGGCACGTATACCAGCATTGACTTACCTCCACTGGGCCAACAAT GCTTCTATCACACGATCATCACAACCAATGGTTGGTATAAAAAACTCACGCTCATCTCAAGATGAAAGACTGGTCGAGTGTATATTTTCATCCCACATGTTCCTTGACAATGCCTATTCCTCTGCCCCCATCTTCGGAGCCACCTCTACCAATCTCATTATAGACGCTCGCCCAACCACGAATGCCATGGCCAATGTAGCAATGGGCGCGGGAACGGAGAACATGGAGAATTATAAACTAGGCAAAAAGGCCTATCTCGGGATTGACAACATTCATGTCATGCGAAATAGCCTTAAAACGGTCGCCGAAGCAATTAGAGAGGCTAACTTGAGACCATCGGTCCCCCTGAATCGAGCTCTTTTACGCAAGAGTAACTGGTTACGACATATCTCGACGATTCTCGACGGTGCTCTCATCATTGTCCGCAATATACACCTCAACGCCTCACATGTTCTTATCCATTGCTCTGATGGATGGGACCGGACAGGCCAACTAAGCGCTGTCGCACAGATATGCCTGGACCCTTACTACCGTACGTTTGACGGATTCAAGGTGCTCGTAGAGAAGGACTGGTTAGCATTTGGCCACAAATTCCTAGACCGCTCTGGACATTTGTCTTCGGAAAAATATTTCATGGTGACAGAGAATGACGACGacatggaggaggagggggtgAGTGCGCAACGTGCCGCGCAAGCATTCTTCGCGACAGTACAGAAGCAATTCACTAGCACCTCTCACCTCAAGGAGATTTCGCCGGTTTTCCACCAGTTCCTCGACTGTGTACGACAGATCCAGCGCCAGTTTCCCGAACGTTTTGAGTTCAACGAACAGTACCTTTTAGATATATATCGACATCTTTACACTTGCCAGTTTGGTACTTTCTTGTTCAACAATGAGCGGGAACGTCAGGAAAGTGCTTCCCCATCACGCAAATCATTTGTAGAGCAAACATGTTCTGTATGGGACTATCTCGACTCACCTTCTGAGCGTGAAAAGTATATCAACTCTTTGTATGATACCACACTTGACAGCAATCAATCGCGGGATGCGGGGGCCGATCAAGGTGTGCTGTTTTATAATCCCAAAGATGTTAGGTTTTGGTTCAGGCTCTTTGGGcggggagatgaagagatgaatGGATCATCTCTGACCTTAAATCAGCCTCAGGGGGTTGACATCATTGGTCCTATTGGGGGAGATCAAGTGGAAGATATGGCTGCAGGAGAGATACTGCGAGGGGCGTCTCCAGTTTCAGCTCCGTCTCCTCATGCCACAGCCAGCCAGAGTCGCTCTTGGAACTGGTCTCAACTTTCTGGGAATGCCCTTAATGCTGTTCATTCAGCAGCCAGAGAGATCAAGAGCATATCGCAAGACGCATTGTCTCAGATTAGGGCCGAGGCAAATGAGTTGGATAGAGAATCTTGGGAACAAGACGGCAAGGGAAAGAACAGTGAGCCGGCATCCCTCACGGAATCTACTTTGCTTCCAGAGACCAACCCATGGTCTGCTGAGGCTCGTTCATCTCCGACCATACCACCTCCTCGGCCGAACACTCAGGTGTCGCGGACGACTCAAAACCCATGGGCAGCCATGCCAGACACAATTACTTCGTTATCTAATTTAACGCTTGACGGCAAGGCCCCGGGTTCCCCAGCAAACGATGCTGGAACGAAGGAGAGAGCAGGAGAAAAGCAACAAAAGGCTTGGGATCCTCTAGGAGCATTATAA
- a CDS encoding kelch repeat-containing protein — MTHPGALSRNLPEASLPRSDPESSDSTRKSTSVPSANADAAAARRLPAHPSGLHASRTDPCTPAGELDNAYEQTAARRRRAGTRSERPSTQPNTDSKGQRTYSRTAYPRKPLEPRLPSAKNVPRAPASSMYFSPVPCYGFPPNQALRAHTGTLVGERIWVIGGVDKQTCFRDVACFDTESFMWSILETQGEHFPPLRAHTTTLVGDKLFIFGGGDGPSYSNDVWILDTTTHRFSRPSFSPDLPLPPPRRAHSTVLYQHYLIVFGGGNGQAALNDVWALDVSDPNALTWTEWKTRGDIPQKKGYHTANLIGDKMVVFGGSDGHASFADVHVLNLKTCVWTLINTDIKHNRLSHTSTQVGSYLFVIGGHNGQAYAQDVLLFNLVTLQWEVKLPRGIFPPGRGYHVALLHDARIFLSGGYNGETVFDDFWILDLSASAYLPQVTTFQVDENLSHLDDEDDPLKYFLSGLI; from the exons ATGACGCACCCCGGCGCACTCTCCCGCAACCTGCCAGAGGCTTCACTCCCCAGATCCGACCCAGAATCCAGCGACAGCACCCGCAAATCTACCAGTGTGCCCTCTGCAAACGCTgatgcagcagcagccagGCGTCTCCCAGCCCACCCCAGTGGCCTACACGCATCCAGGACCGATCCATGCACACCAGCCGGCGAGCTTGATAATGCTTACGAACAGACAGCCGCCAGACGGCGGAGAGCCGGTACTCGCTCAGAGCGCCCGTCAACCCAGCCTAATACGGACAGTAAGGGTCAAAGGACATATTCAAGAACTGCATACCCTCGCAAACCACTTGAGCCTCGTCTCCCTTCCGCTAAAAACGTCCCACGTGCACCAGCATCATCAATGTACTTCTCCCCAGTGCCATGCTACGGATTCCCTCCTAATCAAGCCCTTCGAGCGCATACAGGAACACTGGTAGGAGAGCGTATATGGGTCATTGGGGGGGTCGATAAACAAACCTGTTTCAGAGACGTTGCTTGCTTTGACACGGAAAGTTTCATGTGGAGCATCCTAGAGACACAAGGAGAACATTTCCCACCTTTACGTGCTCACACGACAACTCTTGTCGGTGATaagctcttcatcttcggtGGGGGTGATGGGCCTTCATACAGTAACGATGTCTGGATTTTGGATACGA CTACCCATCGCTTCTCTCGGCCATCATTCAGCCCGGATCTACCCTTGCCTCCTCCAAGGCGCGCCCATAGCACAGTCCTCTACCAGCACTATCTGATAGtctttggaggaggcaaTGGTCAGGCAGCTTTGAATGACGTTTGGGCCTTAGATGTTTCTGATCCTAACGCCTTGACTTGGACTGAATGGAAGACCAGAGGCGATATCCCTCAAAAAAAAGGATATCACACTGCGAATCTCATAGGTGATAAAATGGTTGTCTTCGGAGGCAGTGATGGTCATGCCAGTTTTGCCGATGTCCATGTTCTGAATCTCA AGACTTGCGTTTGGACTCTCATCAACACTGACATCAAACACAACCGTCTTTCACATACATCTACACAAGTGGGGTCATACCTATTTGTGATTGGAGGTCATAACGGACAGGCCTATGCCCAAGATGTCCTGCTCTTCAACTTGG TGACATTACAATGGGAAGTGAAATTGCCTCGGGGCATTTTCCCCCCAGGCCGGGGATATCACGTAGCTTTATTACATGATGCCCGGATTTTTCTTTCTGGAGGCTATAACGGAGAAACTGTCTTTGACGATTTTTGGATCTTAGACCTAAGCGCTAGTGCTTATCTACCCCAAGTT ACCACCTTTCAAGTTGATGAAAATCT CAGTCatcttgatgatgaagatgatccCCTAAAGTATTTTCTGTCCGGGCTCATATAG
- a CDS encoding kelch repeat-containing protein, variant, protein MTHPGALSRNLPEASLPRSDPESSDSTRKSTSVPSANADAAAARRLPAHPSGLHASRTDPCTPAGELDNAYEQTAARRRRAGTRSERPSTQPNTDSKGQRTYSRTAYPRKPLEPRLPSAKNVPRAPASSMYFSPVPCYGFPPNQALRAHTGTLVGERIWVIGGVDKQTCFRDVACFDTESFMWSILETQGEHFPPLRAHTTTLVGDKLFIFGGGDGPSYSNDVWILDTTTHRFSRPSFSPDLPLPPPRRAHSTVLYQHYLIVFGGGNGQAALNDVWALDVSDPNALTWTEWKTRGDIPQKKGYHTANLIGDKMVVFGGSDGHASFADVHVLNLKTCVWTLINTDIKHNRLSHTSTQVGSYLFVIGGHNGQAYAQDVLLFNLVTLQWEVKLPRGIFPPGRGYHVALLHDARIFLSGGYNGETVFDDFWILDLSASAYLPQVTTFQVDENLYERSITEPSSLWQNRL, encoded by the exons ATGACGCACCCCGGCGCACTCTCCCGCAACCTGCCAGAGGCTTCACTCCCCAGATCCGACCCAGAATCCAGCGACAGCACCCGCAAATCTACCAGTGTGCCCTCTGCAAACGCTgatgcagcagcagccagGCGTCTCCCAGCCCACCCCAGTGGCCTACACGCATCCAGGACCGATCCATGCACACCAGCCGGCGAGCTTGATAATGCTTACGAACAGACAGCCGCCAGACGGCGGAGAGCCGGTACTCGCTCAGAGCGCCCGTCAACCCAGCCTAATACGGACAGTAAGGGTCAAAGGACATATTCAAGAACTGCATACCCTCGCAAACCACTTGAGCCTCGTCTCCCTTCCGCTAAAAACGTCCCACGTGCACCAGCATCATCAATGTACTTCTCCCCAGTGCCATGCTACGGATTCCCTCCTAATCAAGCCCTTCGAGCGCATACAGGAACACTGGTAGGAGAGCGTATATGGGTCATTGGGGGGGTCGATAAACAAACCTGTTTCAGAGACGTTGCTTGCTTTGACACGGAAAGTTTCATGTGGAGCATCCTAGAGACACAAGGAGAACATTTCCCACCTTTACGTGCTCACACGACAACTCTTGTCGGTGATaagctcttcatcttcggtGGGGGTGATGGGCCTTCATACAGTAACGATGTCTGGATTTTGGATACGA CTACCCATCGCTTCTCTCGGCCATCATTCAGCCCGGATCTACCCTTGCCTCCTCCAAGGCGCGCCCATAGCACAGTCCTCTACCAGCACTATCTGATAGtctttggaggaggcaaTGGTCAGGCAGCTTTGAATGACGTTTGGGCCTTAGATGTTTCTGATCCTAACGCCTTGACTTGGACTGAATGGAAGACCAGAGGCGATATCCCTCAAAAAAAAGGATATCACACTGCGAATCTCATAGGTGATAAAATGGTTGTCTTCGGAGGCAGTGATGGTCATGCCAGTTTTGCCGATGTCCATGTTCTGAATCTCA AGACTTGCGTTTGGACTCTCATCAACACTGACATCAAACACAACCGTCTTTCACATACATCTACACAAGTGGGGTCATACCTATTTGTGATTGGAGGTCATAACGGACAGGCCTATGCCCAAGATGTCCTGCTCTTCAACTTGG TGACATTACAATGGGAAGTGAAATTGCCTCGGGGCATTTTCCCCCCAGGCCGGGGATATCACGTAGCTTTATTACATGATGCCCGGATTTTTCTTTCTGGAGGCTATAACGGAGAAACTGTCTTTGACGATTTTTGGATCTTAGACCTAAGCGCTAGTGCTTATCTACCCCAAGTT ACCACCTTTCAAGTTGATGAAAATCTGTACGAACGATCAATAACAgaaccatcttctctctggCAAAACCGCTTATAG